The Mugil cephalus isolate CIBA_MC_2020 chromosome 11, CIBA_Mcephalus_1.1, whole genome shotgun sequence genome includes a window with the following:
- the fzd1 gene encoding frizzled-1, whose amino-acid sequence MVNSRLFRTALSLLFFILLNGNVGIFHANGQYGGGDRGMSIPEHGFCQPISIPLCTDIAYNETIMPNLLGHTNQEDAGLEVHQFYPLVKVQCSPDLKFFLCSMYAPVCTVLEQALPPCRSLCERARQGCEALMNKFGFQWPDSLACETFPVHGAGELCVGQNMSDRTEPDVPEHYPTERVIPDPSNGQFRCPASLKMPPYLNYRFLGQENCGAPCEPKRSHGMMYFSEEELKFARIWIGIWSVLCCASTLFTVLTYLVDMKRFSYPERPIVFLSGCYTMVSIAYIAGFLLEDKVVCNDRFDNDIRTVVQGTKKEGCTILFMMLYFFSMASSIWWVILALTWFLAAGMKWGHEAIEANSQYFHLAAWAVPAIKTITILAVGQVDGDVLSGVCFVGINSVDALRGFVLAPLFVYLFIGTSFLLAGFVSLFRIRTIMKHDGTKTEKLEKLMVRIGIFSVLYTVPATIVIACYFYEQAFREQWERTWISQTCKTYAVPCPVQNHRSMSPDFTVFMIKYLMTLIVGITSGFWIWSGKTLNSWRRFYTRLANSKQGETTV is encoded by the coding sequence ATGGTGAACAGCAGACTCTTTCGCACCGcgttgtctctgctgttttttaTCCTCTTGAACGGAAACGTGGGGATTTTTCACGCGAACGGGCAGTACGGCGGAGGCGACCGGGGAATGTCTATACCGGAGCACGGCTTCTGCCAGCCCATTTCCATCCCGCTGTGCACGGACATCGCGTACAACGAGACCATCATGCCCAACCTGCTCGGGCACACCAACCAGGAGGACGCGGGGCTGGAGGTGCACCAGTTCTACCCGCTGGTCAAAGTCCAGTGCTCCCCGGACCTCAAGTTCTTCCTCTGCTCCATGTACGCGCCCGTGTGCACGGTGCTCGAGCAGGCGCTGCCCCCGTGCCGCTCTCTGTGCGAGCGCGCCCGGCAGGGCTGCGAGGCGCTCATGAACAAGTTCGGCTTCCAGTGGCCCGACAGCCTCGCCTGCGAGACCTTCCCGGTCCACGGGGCCGGAGAGCTGTGCGTCGGGCAGAACATGTCGGACCGCACGGAGCCGGACGTGCCCGAGCACTACCCGACCGAGCGCGTCATCCCCGACCCCTCGAACGGCCAGTTCAGGTGCCCTGCTTCGCTCAAGATGCCCCCGTACCTGAACTACCGCTTCCTGGGGCAGGAGAACTGCGGCGCGCCTTGCGAGCCCAAGAGATCCCACGGGATGATGTACTTCAGCGAGGAGGAGCTGAAATTCGCCAGGATATGGATCGGCATCTGGTCGGTGCTGTGTTGCGCTTCCACGCTGTTCACCGTGCTGACCTACCTGGTGGACATGAAGCGCTTCAGCTACCCGGAGAGGCCCATCGTCTTCCTCTCCGGCTGCTACACCATGGTGTCCATCGCCTACATCGCCGGATTTCTGCTGGAGGACAAGGTGGTGTGCAACGACAGGTTCGACAACGACATCAGGACTGTGGTGCAGGGCACGAAAAAGGAGGGCTGCACCATCCTCTTCATGATGCTGTACTTCTTCAGCATGGCCAGCTCGATCTGGTGGGTCATCTTGGCGCTCACCTGGTTCCTGGCGGCGGGGATGAAGTGGGGCCACGAGGCCATCGAGGCCAACTCCCAGTACTTCCACCTGGCGGCCTGGGCCGTCCCGGCCATCAAGACCATCACCATCCTGGCCGTGGGGCAGGTGGACGGGGACGTGCTGAGCGGGGTTTGCTTCGTGGGCATCAACAGCGTGGACGCCCTCCGGGGCTTCGTCCTGGCGCCCCTGTTCGTCTACCTGTTCATCggcacctccttcctcctggcGGGGTTCGTTTCCCTGTTCCGGATCCGCACCATCATGAAGCACGACGGCACCAAGACGGAGAAGCTGGAGAAGCTGATGGTGCGGATAGGGATCTTCAGCGTGCTCTACACCGTGCCGGCCACCATCGTCATCGCCTGCTACTTCTACGAGCAGGCCTTCAGGGAGCAGTGGGAGAGGACGTGGATCAGCCAGACGTGCAAGACGTACGCCGTGCCGTGTCCCGTCCAGAACCACCGCAGCATGAGCCCGGACTTCACCGTCTTCATGATAAAGTATCTCATGACGCTCATCGTGGGCATCACTTCCGGCTTCTGGATCTGGTCCGGGAAGACGCTGAACTCCTGGAGGAGGTTTTACACGAGACTGGCCAACAGTAAACAGGGGGAGACGACGGTGTGA